In Rutidosis leptorrhynchoides isolate AG116_Rl617_1_P2 chromosome 2, CSIRO_AGI_Rlap_v1, whole genome shotgun sequence, one genomic interval encodes:
- the LOC139889682 gene encoding uncharacterized protein has product MEDIDYGWGIGSIITMLIVVACMVFIPVVMGPVGPPSFPVIVLIPVLLVAIIIFMSIASNPNHGSHKFN; this is encoded by the coding sequence ATGGAAGATATCGATTACGGTTGGGGCATCGGGTCGATAATCACCATGCTAATTGTGGTTGCTTGTATGGTGTTTATACCGGTCGTTATGGGACCAGTGGGGCCGCCATCTTTTCCGGTGATTGTCTTAATTCCGGTGTTGTTGGTGGCTATTATCATCTTTATGTCCATTGCTTCAAACCCTAATCATGGAAGTCACAAGTTTAATTGA
- the LOC139889683 gene encoding uncharacterized mitochondrial protein AtMg00810-like — translation MTLFSNEFAMKDLGPLHSFLGISVTRSADGLFLEQHAYTKEIIARAGLAQCNAAATPVDTFGKASSNEGTPYSNPTKYRSLAGALQYLTFTRPDISYDVQQVCLHMHAPKEIHMLALKRIIRYLQGTPTLGLHIHKSHAPSLVAFTDADWAGCPDTRRSTSGYCVYYGDNLISWSSKRQPTLSRSSAEAEYRGVANVVAESCWLRNLLLELHFPIAKATLVFCDNISAIYLAGNPVQHQRTKHIELDIHFVREKVTKGEARILHVPTRYQIADIFTKGLPRILFEEFRSSLGIRSPQASTTGE, via the coding sequence ATGACATTGTTCTCTAATGAGTTTGCAATGAAGGATTTAGGACCTCTACATTCCTTCCTAGGAATCTCAGTCACAAGATCAGCCGATGGTTTGTTTCTCGAGCAACATGCGTACACTAAAGAAATTATTGCACGCGCTGGCCTTGCTCAATGCAATGCAGCCGCCACCCCTGTTGATACGTTTGGTAAAGCAAGTTCCAATGAAGGCACACCTTATTCGAATCCAACTAAATATCGAAGCTTGGCTGGGGCGTTACAGTATTTGACTTTCACCCGACCTGATATTTCTTATGACGTTCAACAAGTATGTTTGCATATGCACGCACCTAAAGAGATTCACATGCTCGCTCTCAAACGTATTATTCGATACTTACAAGGTACTCCCACTCTTGGATTGCATATCCATAAGTCACACGCTCCCTCACTTGTGGCTTTTACCGATGCTGATTGGGCCGGGTGCCCGGACACTCGTCGTTCGACTTCTGGATATTGTGTTTATTATGGGGATAATCTTATCTCATGGTCCTCGAAACGCCAGCCAACTTTGTCCCGCTCAAGTGCTGAAGCTGAATACAGAGGTGTAGCTAATGTTGTGGCTGAATCCTGTTggttacgaaatcttttgctcgagTTACATTTTCCGATTGCTAAAGCTACCTTGGTTTTTTGTGATAACATTAGTGCCATTTATCTAGCCGGAAATCCCGTTCAACACCAACGCACGAAACATATTGAACTAGACATTCATTTTGTTCGTGAAAAGGTCACCAAAGGTGAAGCACGCATTCTTCATGTTCCCACTCGCTATCAGATTGCCGACATTTTTACTAAAGGGTTACCAAGGATACTGTTTGAAGAATTTCGGTCCAGTCTCGGCATTCGTTCACCTCAGGCTTCGACTACGGGGGAGTAA